The following are from one region of the Salicibibacter kimchii genome:
- a CDS encoding transcription repressor NadR has product MPNDKKISGDERRKRIADALKEETEPLKGGALAEKHGVSRQVIVQDISLLKAANHPIIATPQGYLYNRPQTDTEKETSIIACRHTKAEMAEELNILVDHGVLVKNVSVEHAAYGELSGQLMIKSRKDVERFQQLMDEQKASLLADLTDGVHLHMVEADDEQAIEEAKQALKTKGFLVEQ; this is encoded by the coding sequence ATGCCCAACGATAAAAAAATAAGCGGCGATGAACGCCGCAAGCGAATCGCCGATGCGTTAAAAGAAGAAACCGAGCCGCTAAAAGGCGGGGCGTTGGCAGAAAAGCACGGGGTGAGCCGGCAAGTCATCGTCCAAGACATCTCGCTGTTAAAAGCGGCGAATCATCCGATTATCGCCACCCCGCAAGGTTACCTTTATAATCGACCTCAAACCGACACAGAAAAAGAGACGAGCATCATCGCTTGTCGACATACGAAAGCGGAAATGGCGGAGGAATTAAATATTCTCGTCGACCACGGCGTGCTCGTCAAAAACGTAAGCGTGGAGCACGCTGCTTACGGGGAACTTTCCGGGCAATTAATGATTAAGAGCCGCAAAGATGTGGAACGGTTTCAACAGTTGATGGATGAACAAAAAGCGTCGTTACTTGCTGATCTCACCGACGGAGTGCACCTTCATATGGTGGAAGCCGACGATGAGCAAGCAATCGAAGAGGCAAAACAGGCGTTAAAAACAAAAGGATTTCTCGTTGAACAATAA
- a CDS encoding cysteine desulfurase family protein: MIYLDYAATTPMGPEALHVYRDVSGNYYGNANSLHTRGTDAADVLHAALSTLSKSMGDASVTITRSGSEANEHAIHRFLSANQFQGHILTCRTEHPSIRDYLRSLDEQYPTLHVENVPVDPYGNIHPRDVETRIKPDTILATFAHVQHEIGTIRDIRAIGTVLARADVPFHSDCVQSYGKIHIPMQEAGLSAISTAAHKIHGPKGLGAVFFSKMVEPNNGLPSGTADVAAIAAFAEAANVQMGQEARTHIDALRAKMAEQLPVDFQVLGEIAPEKQSPYILGLLLPEMEGQEAMLACDREGIAIATGSACRSGDDQPSETLLALGHSPDTARTFVRLSFGHETSFAEIEEAAMQLTNIRSRRAKDAQR; the protein is encoded by the coding sequence ATGATATACTTGGATTATGCGGCTACAACGCCGATGGGGCCGGAAGCGCTTCACGTTTACCGGGACGTTTCCGGCAATTATTATGGAAACGCCAACAGCCTTCACACTCGAGGAACGGACGCTGCCGATGTCTTGCATGCAGCGCTTTCCACGTTGAGCAAATCAATGGGTGACGCGAGTGTCACCATCACCCGCAGCGGATCGGAGGCGAACGAACACGCCATCCATCGATTCTTAAGCGCCAACCAATTTCAAGGGCATATCCTTACATGCCGTACGGAGCACCCTTCGATTCGAGATTATTTGCGCAGCCTCGACGAGCAATATCCGACACTTCATGTGGAAAACGTTCCCGTCGATCCATACGGAAACATTCACCCGAGGGACGTAGAAACGCGAATAAAACCGGACACCATTCTCGCGACATTTGCCCACGTTCAGCACGAGATCGGTACCATCCGCGATATTCGTGCCATCGGCACGGTGCTCGCCCGCGCCGATGTTCCTTTCCATAGTGACTGTGTGCAGTCTTACGGGAAAATTCATATTCCCATGCAAGAAGCCGGGTTATCGGCGATCAGCACGGCCGCTCATAAAATTCATGGCCCGAAAGGGCTTGGGGCTGTCTTTTTTTCCAAAATGGTTGAACCAAACAACGGCCTTCCTTCGGGCACCGCGGATGTGGCTGCAATCGCGGCGTTTGCCGAAGCTGCGAATGTGCAGATGGGGCAGGAAGCGAGGACACATATAGATGCGTTACGTGCTAAAATGGCAGAACAGTTGCCGGTCGATTTCCAGGTGCTCGGGGAAATCGCGCCGGAAAAGCAATCGCCTTACATTCTCGGACTTCTTTTGCCGGAAATGGAAGGGCAGGAGGCGATGCTCGCGTGTGACCGAGAGGGAATAGCGATCGCGACCGGAAGTGCCTGTCGAAGCGGGGATGACCAACCTTCGGAAACGTTGCTTGCCCTCGGCCATAGCCCTGACACGGCGCGCACATTCGTCCGTCTTTCCTTCGGCCATGAGACAAGCTTTGCGGAAATCGAAGAGGCGGCGATGCAATTGACGAACATTCGATCAAGGAGGGCGAAAGATGCCCAACGATAA
- the nadC gene encoding carboxylating nicotinate-nucleotide diphosphorylase, giving the protein MNPLKVKEKVQSFFIEDIGERDVSTGWLQDETTTVDVTAKQSGTLAGIDLLSIGYSLLDEKIDVTIHKSDGDRLNEGNLLARIKGPAASVLSGERVLLNLIQRMSGVATATAQAVNDLNDPEIWICDTRKTTPGLRMFEKYAVRCGGGANHRYGLYDAVMIKDNHIDACRGSIHVAVQKARATVGPLVKIEIETRNEQEVLDAVSAQADVIMFDNADPATIRNWQRHVPKTIMTEASGGITPDTLPDYNGCGVDFISLGYVTHSVQALDISMNHTKEEARHVFT; this is encoded by the coding sequence ATGAATCCACTGAAAGTGAAAGAAAAGGTACAATCATTTTTTATCGAAGACATCGGCGAGCGTGATGTCTCCACGGGTTGGTTGCAGGACGAAACGACTACGGTTGACGTGACCGCCAAACAATCCGGAACCCTCGCGGGCATAGATCTATTGTCGATTGGGTATTCATTATTGGATGAAAAGATTGATGTAACCATCCATAAATCTGACGGGGATAGGCTTAATGAAGGGAATCTTCTCGCGCGAATTAAAGGGCCGGCAGCGTCTGTTCTCAGTGGCGAACGCGTACTTCTCAATCTTATTCAGCGGATGAGTGGGGTTGCTACGGCGACAGCACAGGCGGTAAATGACCTGAATGATCCCGAGATTTGGATTTGTGACACCCGTAAAACAACACCGGGGCTGCGAATGTTCGAAAAATACGCCGTTCGTTGCGGGGGTGGTGCCAATCATCGGTATGGTCTTTACGACGCGGTGATGATTAAAGACAACCATATTGACGCTTGTCGGGGTTCCATACATGTAGCGGTACAAAAAGCAAGAGCAACCGTCGGCCCACTTGTGAAAATCGAAATAGAAACCCGAAACGAACAGGAGGTCTTAGATGCTGTTTCTGCTCAAGCCGATGTGATTATGTTTGACAATGCTGATCCCGCCACCATTCGCAACTGGCAGCGCCACGTTCCGAAAACGATCATGACCGAGGCTTCCGGGGGCATTACTCCTGATACTCTCCCCGATTATAACGGGTGCGGCGTAGACTTCATCTCGCTCGGTTATGTCACCCATTCCGTTCAAGCCTTGGATATCAGTATGAATCATACGAAGGAGGAAGCACGTCATGTCTTTACTTGA